From the genome of Oncorhynchus keta strain PuntledgeMale-10-30-2019 unplaced genomic scaffold, Oket_V2 Un_contig_3258_pilon_pilon, whole genome shotgun sequence, one region includes:
- the LOC127923795 gene encoding clumping factor A-like translates to MLSCSNTDQNLDMLSCSNTDQDQNLDMLSCSNTDQDQNLDMLSCSDKDQDQNLDMLSCSDKDQDQNLDMLSCSDKDQDQNLDMLSCSNKDQDQNLDMLSCSNTDQDQNLDMLSCSDKDQDQNLDMLSCSNKDQDQNLDMLSCSDKDQDQNLDMLSCSNKDQDQNLDMLSCSNKDQDQNLDMLSCSDKDQDQNLDMLSCSNKDQDQNLDMLSCSNKDQDQNLDMLSCSNKDQDQNLDMLSCSDKDQDQNLDMLSCSNKDQDQNLDMLSCSDKDQDQNLDMLSCSNKDQDQNLDMLSCSCATLRRVLSISVIQ, encoded by the exons ATGTTGTCCTGCTCAAATACAGACCAGAATCTAGACATGTTGTCCTGCTCAAATACAGACCAGGATCAGAATCTAGACATGTTGTCCTGCTCAAATACAGACCAGGATCAGAATCTAGACATGTTGTCCTGCTCAGATAAAGACCAGGATCAGAATCTAGACATGTTGTCCTGCTCAGATAAAGACCAGGATCAGAATCTAGACATGTTGTCCTGCTCAGATAAAGACCAGGATCAGAATCTAGACATGTTGTCCTGCTCAAATAAAGACCAGGATCAGAATCTAGACATGTTGTCCTGCTCAAATACAGACCAGGATCAGAATCTAGACAT GTTGTCCTGCTCAGATAAAGACCAGGATCAGAATCTAGACATGTTGTCCTGCTCAAATAAAGACCAGGATCAGAATCTAGACATGTTGTCCTGCTCAGATAAAGACCAGGATCAGAATCTAGACATGTTGTCCTGCTCAAATAAAGACCAGGATCAGAATCTGGACATGTTGTCCTGCTCAAATAAAGACCAGGATCAGAATCTGGACATGTTGTCCTGCTCAGATAAAGACCAGGATCAGAATCTAGACATGTTGTCCTGCTCAAATAAAGACCAGGATCAGAATCTGGACATGTTGTCCTGCTCAAATAAAGACCAGGATCAGAATCTGGACATGTTGTCCTGCTCAAATAAAGACCAGGATCAGAATCTGGACATGTTGTCCTGCTCAGATAAAGACCAGGATCAGAATCTAGACATGTTGTCCTGCTCAAATAAAGACCAGGATCAGAATCTGGACATGTTGTCCTGCTCAGATAAAGACCAGGATCAGAATCTAGACATGTTGTCCTGCTCAAATAAAGACCAGGATCAGAATCTAGACATGTTGTCCTGCTCTTGTGCCACACTAAGACGAGTCCTGTCAATATCAGTTATTCAATAG